In a single window of the Leptospira sanjuanensis genome:
- a CDS encoding sulfate/molybdate ABC transporter ATP-binding protein, which produces MAIEVKNIIKRFGNFTAIDNLSLEVPSGELVALLGPSGSGKTTLLRIIAGLEDADEGQVIFEGLEVGKKNAKDRGVGFVFQHYALFRHMTIFENVAFGLEVRKRSERPNKEAIREKVMSLLKLVQLENFHGRYPSELSGGQRQRIALARALAIEPRFLLLDEPFGALDAKVRKELRNWLRRLHDEIHITSVFVTHDQEEALEVSDMVVILKAGKIEQVGTPDEVYNHPKNSFVFHFLGDVNLFHGRVQGGQTHLGEIKVDTPEHSEIENASAVGYVRPYDVEILKSPIEGQTIPAEIQYIHSTGRTVKIDLKRLDTGTILESQLNSSEFQALNLLPGETVYIRFKKVKVYVEDYTI; this is translated from the coding sequence ATGGCAATCGAAGTTAAGAATATTATAAAACGCTTTGGTAATTTTACCGCGATCGACAATCTTTCTTTGGAGGTTCCCTCCGGAGAATTGGTCGCGCTGCTCGGTCCATCCGGCTCGGGAAAGACGACCCTGCTCCGTATCATCGCGGGACTCGAGGACGCGGACGAAGGTCAAGTCATCTTTGAAGGACTGGAAGTCGGTAAAAAGAACGCGAAAGACCGCGGAGTCGGTTTCGTATTTCAGCACTACGCTCTTTTCAGGCACATGACGATTTTTGAAAACGTAGCATTCGGACTCGAAGTTCGGAAACGTTCCGAAAGACCGAACAAGGAAGCGATCCGCGAAAAAGTGATGAGCCTCTTAAAACTCGTCCAACTCGAGAATTTTCACGGCCGTTATCCTTCCGAACTTTCGGGCGGACAAAGACAAAGGATCGCACTCGCAAGAGCCCTCGCGATCGAACCTCGTTTTTTACTGTTAGACGAACCCTTCGGAGCCTTGGACGCAAAAGTCAGAAAGGAACTTCGCAACTGGCTTCGACGTCTTCACGACGAAATTCATATTACAAGCGTATTCGTAACACACGATCAGGAAGAAGCTCTCGAAGTTTCGGACATGGTAGTGATCTTGAAAGCCGGCAAGATAGAACAAGTCGGAACGCCGGATGAAGTCTACAATCATCCTAAGAATTCCTTTGTGTTTCACTTTTTGGGTGACGTGAATCTCTTTCACGGAAGGGTACAAGGCGGACAAACGCATCTCGGAGAAATCAAGGTCGATACCCCGGAGCACTCCGAAATTGAAAACGCATCCGCAGTCGGTTATGTTCGTCCGTACGACGTCGAAATTCTGAAAAGCCCGATCGAAGGTCAAACAATCCCGGCGGAGATTCAGTACATCCACTCGACCGGAAGAACGGTTAAGATCGATCTCAAACGTTTGGATACGGGAACGATTTTGGAATCACAGCTCAACTCTTCCGAGTTTCAAGCGTTGAATCTGCTTCCAGGTGAAACCGTTTATATTCGGTTTAAAAAAGTCAAAGTCTACGTGGAAGATTATACGATCTGA
- a CDS encoding sulfate ABC transporter substrate-binding protein produces MKTITSRIQLTSIALFFFVFSLYGETKLLNVSYDPTRELYTQINKLFAAQWKKQTGEDLTVNQSHGGSGKQARAVIDGLEADVVTLALAHDIEAIAEKGKLLSTDWEKLLPHQSSPYTSTIVFLVRKGNPKNIKDWDDLTKPGIGVITPNPKTGGGARWNYLAAWGFAKAKYGSEEKAKEFVKNLYKNVLVLDSGARGSLTTFVQRGIGDVLISWENEAHLAIQETAKNSNGSVEIVFPSVSILAEPSVAVVTKNAEKHKTLKVAESYLKYLYSPEAQEVIAKNYYRPTDAKVASKYKSLFKNLKLFTIRDVAGSWKNAQEKHFADGAIFDQITSK; encoded by the coding sequence ATGAAAACCATCACTTCAAGAATTCAACTCACATCGATCGCGCTATTTTTCTTTGTATTTTCCCTGTATGGCGAAACGAAACTCTTAAACGTGTCGTACGATCCGACTCGCGAACTTTATACGCAGATCAACAAACTCTTTGCGGCTCAATGGAAAAAACAAACCGGAGAAGATCTTACCGTCAATCAATCCCACGGCGGAAGCGGCAAACAAGCGAGAGCCGTGATCGACGGATTGGAAGCGGACGTCGTAACCCTTGCCCTTGCGCACGACATCGAAGCGATCGCGGAAAAAGGAAAACTTCTTTCCACCGATTGGGAGAAACTTCTTCCGCATCAAAGTTCTCCTTATACTTCCACGATCGTATTTTTGGTGCGAAAGGGAAATCCGAAGAACATCAAGGATTGGGACGATCTTACAAAGCCCGGAATCGGAGTAATTACTCCGAACCCGAAAACGGGAGGCGGCGCGCGCTGGAATTATCTCGCTGCATGGGGATTTGCTAAAGCGAAATACGGCTCCGAGGAAAAAGCGAAGGAGTTCGTCAAAAATCTATATAAGAACGTTCTCGTATTGGATTCGGGAGCGAGAGGTTCCTTGACTACGTTCGTTCAAAGAGGAATCGGAGACGTGTTGATCTCTTGGGAAAACGAAGCTCACCTTGCCATCCAGGAAACAGCCAAAAACTCGAACGGTTCCGTCGAAATCGTATTTCCTTCGGTAAGCATTTTAGCCGAGCCTTCGGTTGCGGTCGTAACGAAGAACGCCGAAAAACACAAAACGCTCAAAGTCGCGGAGAGTTATCTCAAATATCTTTATTCACCGGAAGCGCAGGAAGTGATCGCCAAGAATTACTACCGCCCCACCGATGCGAAGGTCGCATCCAAATATAAAAGTCTATTCAAGAATTTGAAACTGTTTACCATCAGAGACGTCGCGGGTTCATGGAAGAACGCGCAGGAAAAACATTTCGCGGACGGAGCGATCTTCGATCAGATCACCTCCAAGTAA
- the cysT gene encoding sulfate ABC transporter permease subunit CysT, with translation MYKGLKRRTLNFRTKPYGKTTFGITLGLTVTYLSLIVIIPLGALFLKSSGIGWEGFWKLLTNERILAALYLSFGAGAVAAIINLLIGFLFAWVLVRYDFPGKSLLDSLVDLPFTLPTAVAGIALTTIYTQNGIIGKLFVPFDIRIAYTPIGIVIALVFIGFPFVVRTVQPVLEEFPKELEESAYCLGANRWQIFRRVIFPELVPPLITGAAMAFARGIGEYGSVVFISGNLPGKTEILPLLIVTKLEQYQYEEATGIAFIMLVISFSILLGINILQTVSARRNG, from the coding sequence ATCTACAAAGGATTAAAGAGAAGAACATTGAACTTCAGAACCAAACCTTACGGCAAAACGACCTTCGGAATCACGTTAGGTCTTACGGTCACCTATTTGAGTTTGATCGTAATCATTCCGTTAGGCGCACTCTTTCTGAAAAGTTCGGGGATCGGCTGGGAAGGATTTTGGAAACTTCTCACGAACGAAAGAATTTTGGCGGCGCTTTATTTGAGTTTCGGAGCGGGGGCGGTCGCTGCGATCATCAATCTATTGATCGGATTTTTGTTTGCCTGGGTGTTGGTCCGGTACGATTTTCCCGGTAAATCGCTTTTGGATTCTCTCGTCGATCTTCCGTTCACGCTACCCACGGCCGTGGCAGGGATCGCGCTAACTACGATCTACACCCAGAACGGAATCATCGGAAAACTGTTCGTCCCTTTCGATATCAGAATCGCTTACACTCCGATTGGAATCGTAATCGCGCTCGTATTCATCGGATTTCCCTTCGTCGTAAGAACGGTTCAACCCGTATTGGAGGAATTCCCCAAAGAACTCGAAGAATCCGCGTATTGTCTCGGAGCCAATCGCTGGCAGATTTTCAGAAGAGTGATATTCCCCGAACTCGTTCCGCCTTTGATCACCGGCGCAGCAATGGCCTTTGCGAGAGGAATCGGAGAATACGGTTCGGTCGTTTTTATATCGGGAAACCTACCGGGTAAAACGGAAATTCTCCCATTATTGATCGTAACAAAACTCGAACAATATCAATACGAAGAAGCCACGGGAATCGCGTTCATTATGCTGGTAATCTCCTTTAGTATATTATTAGGTATCAATATACTTCAAACGGTTTCCGCAAGGAGAAATGGATGA
- the cysW gene encoding sulfate ABC transporter permease subunit CysW, whose product MRQESLLVRSILIGTVFLLTGLILLLPIYTVFHEAFSKGWAAYLEGIQEPDTISALKLTLLVVSIAVPLNTIFGIVSAISITRFEFPGKSWLLTIIDSPFSVSPVISGLIFILLFGRQGWFGPWLEEADIKIVFNTPGLVIATIFITLPFVARELIPLLESTGIEEEEAGLLLGASPLKVFFKIVAPGIKYGLLYGIILCNARAMGEFGAVSVLSGHIRGQTNTLPLQIEVLYNEYNSVAAFSAASLLVFLSLITLIAKQILERKIKIGKKEDSLQEEA is encoded by the coding sequence ATGAGACAGGAGTCCTTACTCGTTCGAAGCATTCTGATCGGAACGGTTTTTTTACTAACCGGATTGATTCTACTTCTTCCCATCTACACCGTGTTTCACGAAGCCTTTTCGAAAGGATGGGCGGCGTATTTGGAGGGAATCCAAGAACCCGATACGATCTCGGCGCTCAAACTCACGCTTTTGGTCGTATCCATCGCGGTTCCTTTGAATACGATTTTCGGAATCGTATCCGCAATTTCGATCACACGTTTTGAATTTCCCGGGAAAAGCTGGCTTTTGACTATCATCGACTCGCCGTTTTCGGTTTCGCCCGTGATCTCGGGTTTGATCTTTATTCTTTTATTCGGAAGACAAGGTTGGTTCGGACCTTGGCTTGAAGAAGCGGATATCAAGATCGTATTCAACACTCCGGGACTCGTCATCGCGACGATCTTCATCACTCTCCCTTTCGTTGCGAGAGAACTCATACCTTTACTTGAATCGACCGGAATCGAAGAGGAAGAAGCGGGACTTCTTCTCGGTGCGTCACCGCTTAAAGTATTCTTCAAGATCGTGGCGCCCGGAATCAAATACGGATTATTATACGGCATCATTCTTTGCAACGCGAGAGCCATGGGAGAATTCGGCGCCGTTTCCGTTCTATCGGGTCATATCCGGGGACAGACGAACACCCTTCCGCTGCAGATCGAAGTCTTATACAACGAATACAATTCCGTAGCCGCGTTTTCGGCCGCGTCCCTGCTCGTATTTTTATCCTTAATCACATTGATCGCGAAACAGATCCTGGAAAGAAAGATCAAGATCGGTAAAAAAGAAGATTCTCTTCAAGAGGAGGCATAG